In Heptranchias perlo isolate sHepPer1 chromosome 16, sHepPer1.hap1, whole genome shotgun sequence, one genomic interval encodes:
- the LOC137333861 gene encoding probable G-protein coupled receptor 139 yields the protein MSLIFLFRFLPVNLLVIPILSRGKCGLSRCITCYLVAMAAADLTVILTDVILKQIIPLYFTDPFTNQITLCGLIDCLTHAATDCSVWFTVAFTFDRFVAICCQKLKAQYCTVRTAAVVIGTVCALSSLKNVPWYFRYQPVYLFSIPLFCMVKLSYYSSPLWKAFELFHHVFTPLLPFVLILLLNALTVRHILVASRVRRELRGNRDRENHKDTEMENRRKSIILLFSISASFILLWMTQAVYTIHERIMLNHFIDVLFGNHLPSVIFYIGPMLQLLSSCSNTCIYVVTQTKVREEFKNVLTYPFVLIVQLVKKQQELSTLLHQN from the coding sequence CCtgttacctggtggccatggcagcggctgaTCTCACGGTTATCCTCACTGACGTGATACTGAAGCAGATTATCCCCCTTTATTTCACGGATCCATTCACAAACCAGATTACCCTGTGTGGTCTCATTGACTGCCTCACTCATGCAGCCACGgattgttctgtctggttcacggtcgctttcacctttgatcgatttgtggccatttgttgccagaagctgaaagctCAATATTGCACCGTGAGAACAGCGGCTGTGGTTATCGGAACAGTGTGTGCGCTGAGCTCTTTGAAGAACGTCCCTTGGTATTTTCGATATCAACCTGTGTATCTCTTTTCCATCCCGTTGTTTTGCATGGTGAAGCTCAGCTACTATAGCTCACCCCTGTGGAAAGCATTTGAATTGTTCCATCATGTGTTTACTCCACTGCTGCCGTTCGTCCTGATCCTGCTCCTAAACGCTCTGactgtcagacacattttagtggcgaGTCGAGTGCGCAGGGAGCTCCgggggaacagggacagggagaatCACAAGGATACGGAGATGGAGAACCGCAGGAAGTCCATCATTCTGCTCTTCAGCATATCTGCAAGCTTCATACTGCTGTGGATGACACAAGCTGTGTACACCATCCACGAACGAATTATGTTAAATCACTTCATTGATGTACTCTTCGGAAATCACCTTCCATCCGTCATTTTTTACATCGGGCCAATGCTccagctcctcagttcctgcagcAACACCTGCATCTACGTCGTGACCCAGACCAAAGTCCGAGAGGAGTTTAAGAATGTGCTCacttatccctttgttctgattgTCCAGTTAGTTAAAAAACAGCAAGAGCTGAGCACATTACTGCACCAGAACTGA